In one Flavobacteriales bacterium genomic region, the following are encoded:
- a CDS encoding gliding motility-associated C-terminal domain-containing protein, which yields MAMASFLRPLAWGWLSAASVLVGMAQPLDPPALRCASVNVAGNVTLTWTPPVDPNGDFQAYEIWSANNPLGPFSVISTVAVYGQTTFFHAGAGANAGPQFYFMTTLSGGPPPETSLASDTVATLFLQVFQSTPLGNANLSWNAPAISSSSSNVYSIWLEYPVGVWSQVASVPVTTFSYQWPVSICEDSLTFRVGLSDLSGCVSFSNRDGEVFQDVTPPSVPVIVAASVDSITGLSTVSWTASPEPDTDGYIIVYNGPGGGVIIDTVFGQFNTSYAWPDSWPFGSSESFTIAAFDTCETGTPPSPNTSATGPPHATMLAETTYDRCGARMRITWSPYVGWSPQSHQILAQYDGGAWVLLANLPAAANSYEHDVQPGHQYCYIVKAIQAPGQAFSLSNEACRFTDYPPLPGGNYLRTVTVTSPSTILIVDSVDVTAQVSAYRLERSVNGGAFEMQATFPGSAGPVITYVDEDVAPSQNGYRYRMLVQDSCGRPSVTSNLGGNILLRAVPGLDGINRLDWNGYQAWAGAVAGYGIHRSIDRGTFELIAVLPPDPWTYADDVNAFVGLTGDFCYRVEAIEAGNPSGVNATSMSNEACAFQEELVYIPNAFIIGSAYNPVFKPVIGFVDIAEYRLLIINRWGQVVWETEDPGQAWDGIVGSQVMPIGVYGYYCSVRNGAGKLVEKHGTVTLLRAD from the coding sequence ATGGCAATGGCTTCGTTCCTGCGCCCTTTGGCTTGGGGTTGGCTTTCAGCGGCATCGGTGCTGGTGGGCATGGCCCAGCCGCTCGACCCGCCCGCACTGCGCTGCGCCTCGGTGAACGTAGCCGGTAATGTCACCCTGACCTGGACGCCGCCCGTCGATCCGAATGGGGACTTCCAGGCGTACGAGATTTGGTCGGCCAACAACCCGCTGGGCCCGTTTTCTGTCATTTCGACCGTGGCTGTGTATGGGCAAACCACCTTCTTCCATGCGGGTGCAGGCGCCAACGCCGGCCCCCAGTTCTACTTCATGACGACCCTCTCCGGCGGGCCGCCTCCAGAGACCTCCCTGGCCAGCGACACGGTGGCCACCTTGTTCCTTCAGGTGTTCCAGAGCACGCCCTTGGGCAATGCGAATCTTTCCTGGAATGCTCCTGCCATATCCAGTTCATCATCAAATGTTTATTCCATTTGGCTTGAATATCCAGTAGGAGTTTGGAGCCAGGTGGCCTCTGTTCCCGTAACCACCTTCTCGTATCAATGGCCGGTATCCATCTGCGAGGATTCACTCACCTTCAGGGTAGGGCTGTCCGACCTCTCCGGCTGCGTCTCCTTCAGCAACCGCGACGGGGAGGTGTTCCAGGATGTGACCCCTCCATCGGTACCTGTCATTGTGGCCGCTTCTGTGGATAGCATCACCGGACTCTCAACGGTGAGTTGGACGGCGAGCCCCGAGCCGGATACGGATGGTTACATCATCGTGTACAACGGACCGGGAGGCGGTGTCATCATCGACACGGTCTTTGGCCAGTTCAACACCTCCTATGCCTGGCCGGATAGCTGGCCTTTCGGATCGTCGGAGTCCTTCACCATCGCGGCCTTCGATACCTGCGAGACCGGTACGCCCCCCAGCCCCAATACCAGCGCCACCGGTCCGCCGCATGCCACGATGCTGGCCGAAACCACCTACGACCGGTGCGGAGCCCGCATGCGCATCACCTGGTCGCCCTATGTCGGCTGGAGCCCCCAATCGCACCAGATCCTGGCGCAATACGATGGCGGGGCATGGGTCCTGTTGGCGAATCTGCCTGCTGCGGCGAACAGCTACGAGCACGACGTTCAGCCCGGGCATCAGTACTGCTACATCGTCAAGGCCATTCAGGCGCCGGGGCAGGCTTTCTCGCTCAGCAACGAGGCATGCCGGTTCACGGACTACCCGCCGTTGCCCGGCGGGAATTACCTCCGGACGGTAACGGTCACGAGCCCGTCGACCATTCTCATCGTCGATAGCGTGGATGTCACCGCGCAGGTCAGCGCTTATCGCCTTGAGCGGTCGGTGAACGGAGGGGCCTTCGAGATGCAAGCCACCTTCCCGGGTAGCGCAGGCCCGGTAATTACCTACGTTGACGAGGATGTTGCGCCTTCCCAGAATGGATACCGCTACCGGATGCTGGTTCAGGATAGCTGCGGGCGCCCCTCGGTGACGAGCAATCTGGGGGGCAACATCCTGCTGCGGGCCGTTCCGGGGCTCGATGGCATCAACCGGCTGGATTGGAACGGCTACCAGGCCTGGGCGGGAGCGGTGGCGGGCTATGGCATCCACCGTAGCATCGACCGCGGGACCTTCGAGCTCATTGCCGTCTTGCCGCCCGACCCATGGACCTATGCCGACGATGTGAATGCGTTCGTGGGCCTGACGGGCGACTTCTGCTACCGGGTGGAGGCCATCGAGGCGGGCAACCCTTCCGGGGTCAATGCCACCTCCATGAGCAACGAGGCCTGCGCATTCCAGGAGGAGCTGGTCTACATCCCCAATGCCTTCATCATCGGAAGCGCCTATAACCCGGTGTTCAAGCCGGTGATCGGATTCGTGGATATCGCTGAGTACCGCTTGCTCATCATCAACCGCTGGGGGCAGGTGGTCTGGGAGACCGAGGATCCCGGTCAGGCCTGGGATGGCATCGTGGGGAGCCAGGTCATGCCCATCGGGGTCTACGGCTACTATTGCAGCGTTCGGAACGGTGCGGGAAAGCTGGTGGAGAAGCACGGCACTGTCACCCTCCTGCGGGCGGATTGA
- the guaB gene encoding IMP dehydrogenase, whose translation MERSTAAQQRAAVKATANGTINHDKFTGEGLTYDDVLLVPAYSEVLPREVDVRSHFSRNIRLNVPIVSAAMDTVTGAELAIAIAQQGGIGVIHKNQGVTEQAAEVRRVKRSESGMILDPVKLEEHALVGDALRLMAENRIGGIPVVDAANKLVGIVTNRDLRFEKRMSRPVAEVMTKDRIITAKPETTMAQAEEILQEHKIEKLPVVSTDGTLVGLITYKDIIKLKQRPNACKDKLGRLRVAAAIGIAADSMVRAKALVEAGVDALVIDTAHGHTKGVMTMVKQVKEAFPGVDVVAGNIATAEAAKALVEAGADAVKVGIGPGSICTTRVIAGVGVPQLTAVLDCAQAIAGTGVPVIADGGIRYTGDVVKALAAGAGTVMIGSMFAGVEESPGETIIYEGRRFKAYRGMGSIEAMQQGSKDRYFQDMEDDIKKLVPEGISGRVPYKGRLAEVVHQLVGGLRAGMGYCGAADMDALKLARFIRITSAGVKESHPHDVYITREAPNYSHL comes from the coding sequence ATGGAACGATCCACTGCCGCGCAGCAGCGCGCCGCCGTGAAGGCCACCGCCAACGGCACGATCAATCACGACAAGTTCACCGGTGAAGGGCTCACGTACGACGACGTGCTGCTCGTTCCCGCCTACAGCGAGGTACTCCCTCGCGAAGTGGATGTCCGCTCGCATTTCTCGCGCAACATCCGCCTCAACGTCCCTATCGTCTCGGCCGCCATGGATACCGTGACGGGGGCCGAGCTCGCCATCGCCATCGCCCAGCAGGGGGGCATCGGGGTCATCCACAAGAACCAGGGCGTCACCGAGCAGGCTGCGGAGGTGCGCCGGGTGAAGCGAAGCGAGAGCGGGATGATCCTGGACCCCGTGAAGCTGGAGGAGCACGCTTTGGTCGGCGATGCCTTGCGGCTCATGGCGGAGAACCGCATCGGGGGGATCCCGGTGGTGGATGCGGCCAACAAGCTGGTGGGCATCGTCACCAATCGCGACCTCCGCTTCGAGAAGCGCATGTCGCGCCCTGTGGCCGAGGTGATGACCAAGGACCGGATCATCACCGCCAAGCCGGAGACCACGATGGCCCAGGCCGAGGAAATCCTGCAGGAGCACAAGATCGAGAAGCTTCCGGTCGTTTCCACGGATGGAACGCTCGTGGGGCTGATCACCTACAAGGACATCATCAAGCTCAAGCAGCGCCCCAATGCCTGCAAGGACAAGCTGGGGCGCCTGCGCGTGGCCGCGGCCATCGGGATCGCAGCCGACAGCATGGTCAGGGCCAAGGCCCTGGTGGAGGCCGGCGTCGACGCCCTGGTCATTGATACCGCGCATGGCCATACCAAGGGCGTGATGACCATGGTGAAGCAGGTGAAGGAGGCCTTTCCCGGGGTGGACGTGGTGGCCGGGAACATCGCCACAGCCGAAGCAGCGAAGGCCTTGGTGGAGGCGGGTGCCGATGCCGTCAAGGTGGGCATCGGGCCAGGCAGCATTTGCACCACGCGCGTCATCGCCGGGGTGGGAGTGCCGCAGCTCACGGCCGTGCTTGACTGTGCCCAGGCCATAGCAGGCACGGGTGTTCCGGTGATTGCCGACGGAGGCATCCGCTACACCGGTGACGTGGTGAAGGCCCTGGCGGCCGGCGCCGGCACCGTGATGATCGGCAGCATGTTCGCCGGCGTAGAGGAGAGTCCGGGAGAAACCATCATCTACGAGGGGCGCCGCTTCAAGGCCTACCGCGGCATGGGCAGCATCGAGGCCATGCAGCAGGGCAGCAAGGACCGCTACTTCCAGGACATGGAGGACGACATCAAGAAGCTGGTTCCCGAGGGCATAAGCGGCCGTGTGCCCTACAAGGGGCGCCTCGCCGAAGTGGTGCATCAGCTCGTCGGTGGCCTGCGTGCGGGCATGGGCTACTGCGGCGCGGCTGACATGGACGCCTTGAAGCTGGCCCGCTTCATCCGCATCACCTCCGCCGGGGTGAAGGAGAGCCATCCGCATGATGTCTACATCACCCGGGAGGCACCGAATTACAGCCACCTCTAG
- a CDS encoding peptidylprolyl isomerase translates to MDLTLSRMMPKKFLATALCGLCLLPAFAQNGESDPVLMTVDGQPVTRAEFEAIYKKNNKEASVSKEALDDYLELFINYKLKVREAEKLGMDTIGKFRSELDGYRKQLSRPYLIDRELNDALIREAYDRSQQEVRASHILVQVAPEATPEDTMAAWRRISALRDRVVRGEDFATVAKGVGGSEDPSAQKNGGDLGWFSALQMVYPFENAAYSTPVGEVSKPVRTRFGYHILKVAGKRPARGQVKVAHIMLRSTEQDSPEKQRQADERIHEIHKQIEAGTLTFADAALKFSEDESTNTKGGELPQFGTGKMIEEFEDAAFALKSPGQISAPIKSRFGWHIIKSIEVIPPASFETAKAELKTKIARDSRAEITRKAFLERLRKEYAFVSYPQNLKAVYAMVDTTVFKKGTAVTDTILRKQFVEGPFVKGKGAKAIRYRRELAGAISGGRMLAVRSRPYEEMTQTMDDTVVVREVMEGWAYDRKKAAKLTKPVFSFAGGTVTQKDLLDQIESRQRRERVVAIPAYVDARLNDYAEERILAYEDANLETKYPEFRMLMKEYRDGILLFELTDQKVWGKAVKDSAGLDAFLKAHPDRFMWPTRYECDLYACTDAATAKLVRAQLRKGKRGKELMDIANKANALALSIDGGVFTAEDKPYLTGLTATGLSKDIPHDGKVMLVDLKKLMAPAPKALDEARGLITAAYQDQLEKDWIQELRAKYPVTVDKSVLYSIK, encoded by the coding sequence ATGGACCTTACCCTCAGCCGAATGATGCCGAAGAAGTTCCTCGCCACCGCGCTTTGCGGCCTATGCCTGCTGCCTGCATTCGCCCAGAACGGCGAATCGGACCCGGTGCTGATGACCGTTGACGGCCAGCCCGTGACCCGCGCGGAATTCGAAGCCATCTACAAGAAGAACAACAAGGAAGCCTCCGTTTCAAAGGAAGCGCTGGACGACTACCTCGAGCTCTTCATCAACTACAAGCTCAAGGTGCGCGAAGCCGAGAAGCTCGGCATGGATACCATCGGCAAGTTCCGGTCAGAGCTCGACGGCTATCGCAAGCAGCTCTCCAGGCCCTACCTCATCGACCGCGAGCTGAACGATGCGCTCATCCGCGAGGCCTATGACCGAAGCCAGCAGGAGGTCCGGGCGAGCCACATTCTGGTGCAGGTGGCGCCCGAGGCCACGCCCGAGGATACCATGGCCGCTTGGCGGAGGATCAGCGCCCTGCGCGACCGCGTGGTGCGCGGGGAGGACTTCGCCACGGTGGCGAAGGGCGTGGGCGGCAGCGAGGACCCCAGCGCCCAGAAGAATGGGGGGGACCTCGGCTGGTTCAGCGCGCTGCAGATGGTCTATCCCTTCGAGAATGCAGCTTACAGCACCCCGGTCGGCGAAGTGAGCAAGCCGGTGCGCACCCGGTTCGGCTACCACATCCTGAAGGTGGCCGGCAAGCGCCCTGCGCGCGGACAGGTGAAGGTGGCGCACATCATGCTCCGCAGCACGGAGCAGGACAGCCCTGAGAAGCAGCGGCAGGCCGATGAGCGGATCCACGAGATCCACAAGCAGATTGAGGCCGGCACCCTCACCTTCGCCGATGCAGCGCTGAAATTCAGCGAGGACGAGAGCACCAACACGAAAGGCGGGGAGCTGCCCCAGTTCGGCACCGGCAAGATGATCGAGGAGTTCGAGGACGCCGCCTTCGCGCTGAAGTCACCCGGTCAGATCAGCGCACCCATCAAGTCGCGCTTCGGCTGGCACATCATCAAGAGCATCGAGGTCATCCCCCCCGCGTCGTTCGAAACGGCCAAGGCGGAACTGAAGACCAAGATCGCGCGCGACAGCCGCGCCGAGATCACGCGCAAGGCCTTCCTCGAGCGCCTGCGGAAGGAATATGCATTCGTCAGCTATCCGCAGAACCTCAAAGCCGTTTACGCGATGGTGGATACCACCGTGTTCAAGAAAGGGACCGCGGTCACCGACACCATCCTGCGCAAGCAGTTCGTGGAGGGCCCGTTCGTGAAGGGCAAGGGCGCCAAGGCCATCCGCTACCGCCGCGAATTGGCCGGGGCCATCAGTGGCGGGCGCATGCTTGCCGTGCGCAGCAGGCCCTATGAGGAGATGACCCAGACCATGGACGATACCGTTGTGGTGCGCGAGGTCATGGAAGGGTGGGCCTACGACCGCAAGAAAGCCGCCAAGCTCACCAAGCCGGTCTTTTCCTTCGCAGGCGGCACGGTGACGCAGAAGGACCTGCTGGACCAGATCGAGAGCCGCCAGCGTCGCGAGCGCGTGGTGGCCATCCCGGCTTACGTCGATGCGCGCCTCAATGACTACGCGGAGGAGCGGATCCTGGCCTACGAGGATGCCAACCTCGAGACGAAGTACCCGGAGTTCCGGATGCTCATGAAGGAATACCGCGACGGCATCCTGCTCTTCGAACTCACCGACCAGAAGGTGTGGGGCAAGGCCGTGAAGGACAGCGCAGGCCTTGACGCCTTCCTCAAGGCGCATCCGGACAGGTTCATGTGGCCTACCCGCTACGAGTGCGACCTCTATGCCTGCACCGATGCCGCCACCGCCAAGCTGGTGCGCGCGCAGCTTCGCAAAGGCAAGCGTGGCAAGGAGCTCATGGATATCGCCAATAAAGCGAACGCGCTCGCGCTCAGCATCGACGGGGGCGTGTTCACGGCCGAGGACAAGCCCTACCTGACCGGCCTCACCGCCACCGGCCTCAGCAAGGACATCCCCCACGACGGCAAGGTGATGCTCGTGGACCTGAAGAAGCTGATGGCGCCCGCGCCGAAGGCCTTGGATGAGGCGCGCGGCCTCATCACTGCGGCCTACCAGGATCAGCTGGAGAAGGATTGGATCCAGGAGCTCCGCGCCAAGTATCCCGTTACGGTGGACAAATCCGTCCTCTACTCCATCAAGTGA
- a CDS encoding peptidylprolyl isomerase: MSGSSGSSSGCVMTYTVKPLQPTRSRRIEAWALALLLPALHVCGQPKPLLIDKVAAVVGREPVLFSEVVTKAEQARQSGAAGPGVECESLEDLLYERLLVEQGKLDSVQVDEGQVNAELDRRIRYFAQQLGGERKLEEFYGKSVAEIKSDFKQQVHDQLLTQQMHQRITADMTLTPKEVRRFYERIPEDSVPLIGAEVEYALILRIPKPTEEEDRRVRRKMEEFREAVAKGEKDFCTVAILYSEDPGSAKDCGELGLVPPGVMVPEFDAVAMSLKEGEVSQVFKTQFGWHFMQMIERRGEQYNARHVLMRPQVSPSDLLRQRDFLDSLRTAIRDGRTTFGQAALEHSDDEESRSTNGIMVEPNSNGVRWDLKELDQQTFFVLDRLKPGEVSEPQVLVMPDATKAYRLLQLIARTDPHRANLRDDYRLIQQAAEGKKRSEAVDRWVNEHIATTYVRIDPAYAECPFTHPWNKAAKGQ, from the coding sequence ATGAGCGGAAGCTCCGGCTCATCGAGCGGATGCGTGATGACCTATACCGTGAAGCCCTTGCAGCCAACGAGATCGAGACGCATTGAGGCCTGGGCGCTCGCCCTGCTGCTACCGGCGCTCCACGTATGCGGGCAGCCCAAGCCGTTGCTTATCGACAAGGTGGCGGCTGTGGTCGGCCGGGAGCCCGTGCTGTTCTCCGAAGTGGTGACGAAGGCCGAGCAGGCGCGCCAATCCGGTGCGGCAGGCCCGGGCGTCGAATGCGAGTCACTGGAGGACCTGCTCTACGAGCGGCTGCTGGTGGAGCAGGGAAAGCTGGACAGCGTGCAGGTGGACGAGGGCCAGGTGAATGCGGAGCTCGATCGCCGTATCCGCTATTTCGCCCAGCAATTGGGCGGCGAGCGCAAGCTGGAGGAGTTCTATGGCAAGAGCGTCGCTGAGATCAAATCGGACTTCAAGCAGCAGGTGCATGATCAGCTGCTCACTCAGCAGATGCACCAGCGCATCACCGCGGATATGACCTTGACACCGAAGGAGGTGCGCCGCTTCTACGAGCGCATCCCAGAGGACAGTGTCCCGCTCATCGGCGCGGAGGTGGAGTACGCGCTCATCCTGCGGATCCCGAAGCCCACGGAGGAAGAGGACCGCCGCGTGAGGCGGAAGATGGAGGAGTTCCGCGAGGCCGTGGCGAAGGGAGAGAAGGACTTCTGCACCGTGGCCATCCTCTACTCCGAGGACCCCGGCTCCGCCAAGGATTGCGGGGAGTTGGGCCTCGTACCGCCGGGCGTGATGGTACCCGAATTCGATGCGGTGGCCATGAGCCTCAAGGAAGGGGAGGTGTCGCAGGTGTTCAAGACACAGTTCGGGTGGCACTTCATGCAGATGATTGAGCGGCGCGGAGAGCAATACAATGCCCGCCATGTGCTCATGCGCCCGCAGGTGTCCCCGTCCGACCTGCTGCGTCAGCGCGACTTCCTCGACAGCCTGCGCACCGCCATCCGGGACGGCCGCACCACATTCGGCCAGGCGGCACTCGAGCATAGCGATGATGAGGAGAGCCGAAGCACCAACGGCATTATGGTGGAACCCAACTCGAACGGTGTGCGCTGGGACCTGAAGGAGCTCGACCAGCAGACCTTCTTCGTCCTCGATAGGCTGAAGCCCGGCGAGGTGAGCGAGCCGCAGGTACTCGTCATGCCCGATGCCACCAAGGCCTACCGGCTCCTCCAGCTCATCGCACGCACCGACCCGCACCGTGCCAATCTGCGGGATGACTATCGGCTCATCCAGCAGGCTGCCGAGGGCAAGAAGCGCTCCGAGGCCGTTGACCGATGGGTGAATGAGCACATCGCCACCACCTACGTCCGCATCGACCCGGCCTATGCCGAATGTCCCTTCACCCACCCTTGGAACAAGGCCGCCAAGGGCCAATGA
- a CDS encoding AAA family ATPase, giving the protein MATSDVQSVERFGERYRLLKSEVNKVIIGQDAVVDHVLLGIFGRGHCLLVGVPGLAKTLLVNTVARALGLSFNRIQFTPDLMPSDIIGSEILGEDRHFRFIKGPLFANLVLADEINRTPPKTQAALLEAMQERAVTAAGQTHRLPEPFFVLATQNPIEQEGTYPLPEAQLDRFMFDIRVDYPTFAEELAVVRATTGDVQPAIQPVLTAEEIVHFQGLVRRVPVTDNVLEYAVRLATRTRPGLPQAPAIINDHVAWGAGPRASQYLVIAAKAHALAHGRFSPDIADVQAIALPILRHRIVRNYKAEAEGVTVDRIVEAIL; this is encoded by the coding sequence ATGGCGACCAGTGACGTGCAATCCGTAGAACGTTTCGGCGAGCGGTACAGACTGCTGAAGAGCGAGGTGAACAAGGTCATCATCGGCCAGGACGCGGTGGTGGACCATGTCCTGCTCGGCATTTTCGGCCGCGGGCATTGCCTGCTGGTTGGGGTGCCCGGACTGGCCAAGACACTCCTGGTGAACACCGTGGCGCGCGCGCTTGGCCTGTCGTTCAACCGCATCCAGTTCACGCCAGACCTCATGCCCAGTGACATCATTGGGTCCGAGATCCTCGGGGAGGACCGCCATTTCAGATTCATCAAGGGCCCCCTTTTCGCCAACCTGGTCCTCGCTGACGAGATCAACCGGACGCCGCCCAAGACCCAGGCCGCGCTCCTCGAGGCGATGCAGGAGCGCGCGGTCACCGCAGCCGGCCAGACGCACCGCCTGCCGGAACCCTTCTTCGTCCTGGCCACCCAGAATCCCATTGAGCAGGAGGGGACTTACCCCTTGCCCGAGGCGCAGCTGGACCGTTTCATGTTCGATATCCGGGTCGACTACCCGACGTTCGCTGAAGAGCTGGCTGTCGTCCGGGCAACGACGGGCGACGTGCAGCCCGCCATCCAGCCCGTACTCACCGCAGAGGAGATCGTGCACTTCCAAGGCCTCGTGCGCCGTGTGCCGGTGACGGACAATGTGCTCGAGTACGCGGTGCGGCTGGCTACGCGCACCCGGCCGGGCCTGCCCCAGGCTCCGGCCATCATCAACGACCATGTGGCGTGGGGCGCGGGCCCCCGGGCTTCGCAATACCTGGTGATCGCCGCCAAGGCCCATGCGCTCGCCCATGGGCGCTTCTCCCCGGATATCGCCGATGTGCAGGCCATCGCGCTGCCCATCCTGCGCCACCGCATCGTGCGGAACTACAAGGCCGAGGCCGAAGGCGTAACGGTGGACCGCATCGTGGAGGCCATCCTGTAG
- a CDS encoding T9SS type A sorting domain-containing protein, producing the protein MRADSYPLLLSLALLCPAIPSMAQLPVVDIRFEHDQGNDQILISLRGNDHDFGGVISNLVFTVRWPESSPATLGFGTSAWCPPPSVAFSPVPSAAVSPGNGFKYRTWNHVGLSLISDIIDDGGCGQTLLADTWTPVFTIPVNNDPGGTVFELADDQFVLDDNRSFFVSLGGQASTGGIFSISTGVEGAGGAQLGPRLMPNPASTEVTVLLDAPATGAWAAEVLDAAGRIVLAEQGTGAAMRMRVAALPAGAYRVRVVSENGTAILPLIVER; encoded by the coding sequence ATGCGCGCAGATTCCTATCCGCTGCTCCTGTCCCTCGCCCTGCTTTGCCCGGCCATCCCTTCCATGGCCCAGCTGCCTGTGGTGGATATCCGCTTCGAGCATGACCAGGGGAATGACCAGATCCTGATCAGCCTGCGCGGCAATGACCACGATTTCGGCGGGGTGATCAGCAACCTGGTCTTCACCGTCCGCTGGCCCGAAAGCTCCCCGGCCACGCTCGGGTTCGGTACCAGCGCATGGTGCCCGCCGCCATCCGTGGCCTTCTCGCCGGTGCCATCGGCAGCCGTCAGCCCGGGCAATGGCTTCAAATACCGAACGTGGAATCACGTCGGGCTCTCGCTCATCTCGGACATCATTGATGATGGGGGCTGCGGCCAGACCTTGCTGGCGGATACCTGGACCCCTGTTTTCACCATCCCCGTGAACAACGATCCGGGAGGCACGGTCTTCGAATTGGCGGATGATCAGTTCGTGCTGGATGATAACCGGTCCTTCTTCGTATCACTCGGCGGGCAGGCCAGCACGGGAGGCATATTTTCCATTTCTACAGGTGTCGAGGGCGCGGGTGGTGCCCAGTTGGGCCCTCGGCTCATGCCCAATCCGGCCAGTACGGAGGTTACCGTACTTCTTGATGCGCCCGCCACGGGTGCATGGGCTGCGGAGGTGCTGGATGCAGCAGGCCGCATCGTGCTGGCTGAGCAGGGGACAGGCGCCGCTATGCGGATGCGGGTGGCCGCGTTGCCGGCTGGCGCTTATCGGGTGAGGGTGGTATCGGAGAATGGCACGGCGATCCTTCCCCTCATCGTGGAGCGCTGA
- a CDS encoding two-component regulator propeller domain-containing protein: MMAIQVGGGLHAQSWITYNMANAGFPSNTVVDIALEADGDAWVATDWGLCRLQAGEWTTFQVSNSGLPDNYLRCLALDHQGRLWVGTSVGGAAVFDGQDWEVYDTGNSPLPDDQVNRIHVDHQGSVWLGTVGGLACFTGSEWRIYDSSPDSHNGRILNGDHILSIDTRSDGLVALGTLNGGFHFLTDTSVQFFTTFNFGFFDNTQNAVLLDTVANERWVACPAGGLVRQIGDWYGGSWFQYTVFNSDLPSNALTDIARDASGRLWLGTQTAGLVRRDPNGSYTVYDESGSGLPANEVNAVTVAPDGAVWVGLFDGGAARLDLTSSVAQATAPQSLRILPTINNGSFRVAGLPVGQALPWRIIDAAGRTVASGAITSGSEAPEIITSLGAGTYVMLVHGLGNAMIGRFVVH; this comes from the coding sequence ATGATGGCCATCCAAGTGGGCGGCGGGCTGCATGCGCAGTCATGGATCACCTATAACATGGCCAATGCCGGTTTCCCAAGCAATACCGTCGTCGATATCGCATTGGAGGCGGATGGCGATGCCTGGGTGGCCACCGACTGGGGGCTTTGCCGGCTCCAGGCCGGCGAATGGACCACCTTTCAGGTGTCCAACTCAGGCCTCCCGGACAACTACCTGCGCTGCCTGGCGTTGGATCACCAAGGTCGATTATGGGTGGGCACCTCGGTCGGTGGTGCGGCGGTGTTCGATGGGCAGGATTGGGAGGTGTATGACACCGGGAACTCTCCGCTGCCTGACGACCAGGTGAACCGAATCCATGTCGATCATCAAGGATCGGTCTGGTTGGGTACCGTGGGCGGACTGGCATGCTTCACGGGGAGCGAATGGCGCATCTACGACTCAAGCCCGGACAGCCACAACGGACGGATCCTCAATGGAGACCACATCCTTTCCATCGACACGCGGTCTGATGGGCTGGTGGCACTGGGCACCCTCAACGGAGGCTTCCACTTCCTTACGGACACCTCGGTTCAGTTCTTCACCACGTTCAACTTCGGATTCTTCGACAACACCCAGAACGCGGTGCTCTTGGACACCGTTGCCAATGAGCGCTGGGTGGCCTGCCCGGCCGGGGGACTGGTGCGCCAGATCGGGGATTGGTACGGGGGGAGCTGGTTCCAGTACACCGTCTTCAATTCGGACCTGCCCTCCAATGCACTGACGGATATCGCACGGGACGCGTCCGGGAGGCTGTGGCTCGGGACCCAGACGGCTGGTCTGGTGCGTAGGGACCCCAACGGCAGCTACACGGTCTACGATGAGAGCGGATCAGGCTTGCCGGCCAATGAGGTGAATGCGGTGACGGTGGCACCGGATGGTGCGGTGTGGGTCGGTCTCTTCGACGGCGGAGCGGCGCGGCTCGATCTCACCTCCTCGGTGGCACAGGCCACAGCCCCGCAATCCTTGCGCATTCTCCCCACCATCAACAACGGGTCGTTCAGGGTGGCTGGCCTTCCCGTTGGCCAAGCGCTGCCTTGGCGCATCATCGATGCAGCGGGGAGGACCGTGGCCAGCGGGGCCATTACCAGCGGTTCGGAAGCGCCTGAGATCATCACCAGCCTAGGCGCAGGAACCTACGTCATGCTGGTCCATGGCCTTGGGAACGCAATGATCGGCCGGTTTGTGGTCCATTGA